The Tenacibaculum jejuense genome includes a window with the following:
- a CDS encoding CNNM domain-containing protein has product MGLLFFYGTISILFSFLCSILEAVLLSVTPTFVNLKKNEGKSFANGLEKLKKDVDKPLIAILTLNTIAHTVGAILVGSQAETVFKGEESSGIFSGVFIVSAIMTILILVASEIIPKTIGATYWKSLAGVTTTTLNILITVLKYTGIIWVLQLFTKMFGKGGHGASVLSREDFSAMTEIAEKEGVFQENESKVIKNMLSFKEVAAKHIMTPRTVLKTADASQTIKSFFDENANLRFSRIPLYSDSSDNIVGYFLKDQLLEAIIRGKGEEKLETIKRNIIITKRDLPIPQLFENLIEQREHIALVVDEYGSVSGLVTQEDVIETLLGLEIMDESDNVANLQNLARKSWEQRAKRLGIIE; this is encoded by the coding sequence ATGGGACTACTTTTTTTCTACGGAACAATATCAATACTTTTTTCTTTTTTATGCTCAATTCTTGAGGCAGTATTATTGAGTGTAACACCAACTTTTGTTAACTTAAAAAAGAATGAAGGTAAATCTTTTGCTAATGGATTAGAGAAACTTAAAAAAGATGTAGATAAACCTTTAATTGCTATTTTGACTTTAAATACAATAGCACACACAGTTGGTGCAATTTTAGTAGGTTCTCAGGCAGAAACTGTATTTAAAGGAGAAGAATCTTCGGGAATTTTCAGTGGAGTATTTATTGTTTCTGCAATTATGACTATTCTAATTTTAGTCGCTTCAGAAATTATACCTAAAACTATTGGTGCTACATACTGGAAATCTTTAGCTGGAGTTACAACAACTACACTTAACATATTAATTACAGTTTTAAAATACACAGGAATTATTTGGGTATTACAGCTTTTTACTAAAATGTTTGGTAAGGGCGGACATGGTGCTAGTGTTTTAAGTAGAGAAGATTTTTCTGCCATGACTGAAATTGCAGAAAAAGAAGGAGTATTTCAAGAAAATGAAAGTAAAGTAATTAAAAATATGCTGAGCTTTAAAGAGGTAGCTGCCAAGCATATTATGACTCCCAGAACAGTATTAAAAACCGCAGATGCGTCTCAAACTATAAAATCTTTTTTTGATGAGAATGCTAACTTGCGTTTTTCACGCATTCCTTTGTATTCTGATAGTAGTGATAATATAGTTGGGTATTTTTTAAAAGATCAGCTCTTAGAAGCGATAATAAGAGGTAAAGGGGAAGAGAAATTAGAAACAATTAAGAGAAATATTATTATTACGAAAAGAGATCTACCAATTCCTCAACTTTTTGAAAACTTAATTGAACAAAGAGAACACATAGCTTTAGTTGTTGATGAGTATGGTTCTGTTAGTGGTTTAGTGACTCAAGAAGATGTAATAGAAACATTATTAGGTTTAGAAATTATGGATGAAAGTGATAATGTAGCTAATCTTCAAAATTTAGCGAGAAAAAGCTGGGAACAAAGAGCAAAAAGATTAGGAATTATAGAATAA
- a CDS encoding energy transducer TonB, with amino-acid sequence MKKVYLLVVLLLSLNSFAQDTCDTPEENTIEDLNSITKCSIKPAKNKKDKRSRQITVRVSASKRRFLKKRESRKKLAVSGASTLNSSGVSTVSNNSGISSKLSLKKKSASSNIAALTNSLSEEEVRKADRFNTVDKIPAFTNCSLTKKGEMIDCFNSEMMLHIQKHFRYPAEAVRNTVEGEVWVRFIIDKNGEVKNIKTLGPENAEILNEEAKRVVTKLPKFTPARKDGKRVAVKYGFPINFSLEE; translated from the coding sequence ATGAAAAAAGTTTATTTACTTGTAGTATTATTGTTATCCCTAAATAGTTTCGCCCAGGACACATGTGACACGCCTGAGGAAAATACTATTGAAGATTTAAATAGTATTACAAAATGTTCTATCAAACCAGCTAAGAACAAGAAAGACAAGAGAAGTAGACAGATTACAGTTCGTGTATCTGCATCTAAAAGAAGATTTTTAAAGAAGAGAGAATCTAGAAAAAAACTTGCAGTTTCTGGAGCAAGTACTCTAAATTCTTCTGGGGTTTCTACAGTTTCAAATAACTCTGGAATATCAAGTAAACTTTCATTAAAAAAGAAATCAGCTTCAAGTAATATAGCCGCTTTAACTAACAGTTTATCTGAAGAAGAAGTTAGAAAGGCAGATCGTTTCAATACAGTTGATAAAATACCTGCATTTACCAATTGTAGTTTAACTAAAAAAGGCGAAATGATTGATTGTTTCAATTCTGAAATGATGTTACATATTCAGAAACATTTTAGATATCCAGCAGAAGCAGTAAGAAACACTGTTGAAGGCGAAGTATGGGTGCGTTTTATTATCGACAAGAATGGAGAAGTAAAAAACATCAAAACTCTAGGGCCAGAAAATGCTGAAATCTTAAATGAAGAAGCAAAACGAGTAGTAACTAAATTACCAAAATTTACTCCAGCAAGAAAAGATGGAAAGCGTGTAGCTGTAAAGTACGGTTTCCCAATAAACTTTTCTTTAGAAGAATAA
- a CDS encoding DUF2480 family protein, whose translation MADEIVNRVANSKLVTFDLEDYYVEGKRVLFDISDWLFEGLLLKEKDFREHVKNHDWSQYDGTYVALYCATDAIIPSWAYLLVSTELNQFAKKVVIGNLELLETVLFSEIINTLPLDIFQDKPVIIKGCSNKPIPESAYPLLISKIQPVAKSIMYGEACSTVPLFRKK comes from the coding sequence ATGGCAGACGAAATAGTAAATAGAGTAGCCAACAGTAAATTAGTAACTTTTGATCTTGAAGATTATTATGTTGAAGGAAAGCGTGTGCTTTTTGATATTTCTGATTGGTTATTTGAAGGTTTATTACTTAAAGAAAAAGATTTTAGGGAACATGTGAAAAATCACGATTGGTCTCAGTATGATGGAACTTATGTTGCTTTGTATTGTGCTACTGATGCTATTATTCCTTCTTGGGCTTATCTTTTAGTTTCGACAGAATTAAATCAATTCGCAAAAAAAGTAGTTATTGGAAATTTAGAACTATTAGAGACTGTTCTTTTTTCAGAAATCATAAATACGTTACCGTTAGATATATTTCAAGATAAACCTGTAATTATTAAAGGTTGTAGTAACAAACCAATTCCTGAAAGTGCATATCCTCTATTAATTTCAAAAATTCAACCTGTGGCAAAATCCATCATGTATGGAGAAGCTTGTTCAACTGTGCCTTTATTTAGAAAAAAGTAA
- a CDS encoding TonB-dependent receptor, which translates to MLLFISSSYFLFAQTEVKGLVFDEYLEPFPGATVKTSEGKTTSSNFDGEFVIKVKKFPVTITVSLVGYQTENIQVTSADDDLNVILKETLGLDQVVVSASRTPERVIESPVTIERIGANEIKNTPSVNFYESLGNLKGIDVLADSYNVKTINSNRGFANTLNVRFIQLVDGAETTVPILDYSFGNTFGLNELDVKNVEILPGAASALYGANAFNGILLMTSKNPFDDAGVSTYFKTGVTTQEDRGQSQFYDVGIRLAHKFSDTFAAKANFTYSAGEEWLANDKRNSTGQGGDIIEGTPDVNGLDYDGVNVYGDEISLPLTRIARIAGVTDPALLGAFEGINIARRGYAESELLLGDTDAKSLLFDAGLYFRPWKDDTEIILSSKFNLLDNYLHASNRYIQKGAFIKQYKLEVKGDNYFVRGYLSRNNAGQTWDSRLAGIALNDRWLNNQNYYGQFASEFFQLISPLNPNALPIEQAALEARSRVEANRLQPGTDAFRAAVTDITNTPVSEGGAKLVDNSGFLNVDANYNFADKVDFANIQVGGSYRKYFLDSGGEIYTDDNGEIAYRQFGIYTQLQKKLLDDRLKLTGTVRYDKSDNFDGNFSPRFSVSYAAGEKRDHNFRFAFQTGFRNPTTQDQYIGLQLGADRVFLGSVEENLGREVTEVTSRAFTNFTTTLSGEDAFSNSYTASSIERFAQTGNDSDLEKAELNFVTPEIVRSFELGYRGAVNLADNLFEFDIVGFYNLHTDFITTRDVFVPFYGTVNSTDVPAGAPANGIDAIRNQDILRYVIRTNTDSEIDTYGFSAGFNTKVFNGFDLGASYAFADFKSDGKDPEFKESFNTPKHKVKVQFGHSRLFKNFGFNINARWQDAFLYESFFIDAIVEERTVLDAQINYGIPALKSIFKVGGTNLGGKDYVSVPGTGTIGSQYYISWVINN; encoded by the coding sequence ATGCTGCTTTTTATATCAAGCAGTTATTTTTTGTTTGCACAGACAGAAGTTAAAGGTTTAGTGTTCGATGAATACTTAGAACCTTTTCCCGGAGCAACTGTAAAAACAAGTGAAGGCAAAACAACAAGTTCTAATTTTGATGGTGAATTTGTAATTAAAGTAAAAAAGTTCCCCGTAACAATTACAGTATCTTTAGTAGGTTATCAAACCGAAAACATTCAAGTAACGAGTGCAGACGATGATTTAAATGTTATTCTAAAAGAAACATTGGGATTAGATCAAGTAGTAGTTTCTGCATCGAGAACTCCTGAACGAGTTATAGAATCGCCTGTAACGATTGAAAGAATTGGAGCAAACGAAATAAAAAACACGCCTTCAGTAAATTTTTACGAAAGCTTAGGAAATTTAAAAGGAATTGATGTATTAGCAGATAGTTATAATGTAAAAACTATAAATTCTAACAGAGGTTTTGCAAACACACTTAATGTTCGTTTTATACAGTTGGTAGATGGTGCTGAAACTACGGTGCCGATCTTAGATTACTCTTTCGGTAATACTTTTGGATTAAATGAATTGGATGTTAAAAATGTCGAGATCCTTCCTGGTGCAGCTTCTGCATTATATGGGGCAAATGCCTTTAACGGTATCTTATTAATGACAAGTAAAAACCCATTCGATGATGCTGGAGTAAGTACATATTTTAAAACAGGTGTTACAACACAAGAAGACAGAGGTCAATCTCAGTTTTACGATGTTGGTATTCGTTTAGCGCATAAATTTTCAGATACATTTGCTGCAAAAGCTAACTTTACATATAGTGCAGGAGAAGAATGGTTAGCAAATGACAAAAGAAATTCTACTGGACAAGGAGGTGACATTATAGAAGGTACACCAGATGTTAATGGTTTAGATTATGATGGAGTAAATGTTTATGGAGACGAGATAAGTTTACCATTAACAAGAATCGCTAGAATTGCTGGTGTTACAGATCCTGCTCTTTTAGGTGCCTTTGAAGGTATTAATATTGCAAGGAGAGGTTATGCTGAATCTGAATTATTATTAGGTGATACAGACGCAAAATCATTATTATTTGATGCTGGATTATATTTCAGACCATGGAAAGATGATACAGAAATAATTTTATCATCAAAGTTTAATTTACTAGACAATTATCTTCACGCTAGTAACAGATATATTCAGAAAGGTGCATTTATTAAACAGTATAAATTAGAGGTTAAAGGAGATAACTATTTTGTTAGAGGTTATTTGTCTAGAAATAATGCAGGTCAAACTTGGGATTCAAGATTAGCTGGTATCGCTTTAAATGATAGATGGTTAAATAATCAAAATTATTATGGTCAGTTTGCTTCAGAATTTTTTCAGTTGATCAGTCCTTTAAATCCTAACGCTTTACCTATCGAACAAGCAGCTTTAGAGGCAAGATCTAGAGTTGAAGCAAATAGATTACAACCAGGAACAGATGCGTTCAGGGCAGCAGTAACAGATATTACAAATACTCCTGTTAGTGAAGGTGGAGCAAAATTAGTAGATAATTCAGGATTTTTGAATGTAGACGCAAACTATAACTTTGCAGATAAAGTAGATTTTGCCAATATTCAAGTTGGAGGTAGTTATAGAAAGTACTTTTTAGATTCAGGTGGGGAAATATACACTGATGATAATGGAGAAATTGCCTACAGACAATTTGGTATATATACTCAACTTCAGAAAAAACTTTTAGATGACCGTTTAAAGTTAACAGGTACTGTTCGTTACGATAAGTCTGATAACTTCGATGGTAATTTTTCACCGCGTTTCTCAGTTTCGTATGCTGCAGGTGAAAAAAGAGATCATAACTTCAGATTTGCATTCCAGACAGGATTTAGAAACCCAACAACACAAGATCAGTATATAGGTTTACAGTTAGGAGCAGATAGAGTATTCTTAGGTTCTGTAGAGGAAAATTTGGGTAGAGAAGTTACAGAAGTAACTTCAAGAGCCTTCACAAACTTCACTACGACTTTATCAGGAGAAGATGCCTTCAGTAATTCTTACACTGCTAGTTCTATTGAAAGATTTGCGCAAACAGGAAATGATTCAGATTTAGAAAAAGCGGAGTTAAATTTTGTTACGCCAGAGATTGTACGTTCGTTCGAATTAGGGTATCGTGGTGCTGTAAATTTGGCTGATAATCTTTTTGAATTTGATATTGTAGGTTTTTATAACTTACATACAGATTTCATTACTACAAGAGATGTTTTTGTTCCTTTTTATGGAACAGTTAATTCTACAGATGTTCCTGCGGGTGCTCCAGCTAATGGAATAGACGCGATTAGGAATCAAGATATTTTAAGATATGTAATTAGAACTAACACAGATTCAGAAATAGATACTTATGGTTTTTCTGCTGGTTTTAATACAAAAGTATTTAATGGATTTGATCTTGGTGCAAGTTATGCTTTTGCTGATTTTAAGTCTGATGGTAAAGATCCAGAGTTTAAAGAATCATTTAATACACCTAAGCACAAAGTAAAAGTTCAATTCGGTCATAGTCGTTTATTCAAAAACTTTGGATTTAACATCAATGCTCGTTGGCAAGATGCTTTCTTATATGAGTCGTTTTTCATTGATGCTATTGTAGAAGAAAGAACAGTCTTAGATGCGCAAATAAACTATGGAATTCCAGCATTAAAATCTATTTTTAAAGTTGGTGGAACAAATTTAGGAGGAAAAGACTACGTAAGTGTTCCTGGTACAGGAACTATAGGTTCACAATATTATATTTCTTGGGTTATTAATAACTAA
- a CDS encoding DUF3078 domain-containing protein yields MRKVLLFFCLSVSFFVFSQEQEKKKDSIPKDWKFNTKITFLLNQSTFSNWTAGGANTVAGNINIVQDLNYKKDNWNWDNKITTNYGLSYVDDKGTRKTDDRLEYNMLLGYKSKNYWYFSFLSNLRTQFTRGFDYTKDPKVVISDPFSPAYLSFGPGMLWKKSETKYVNITPSASRFTFVSDKFSGRFGVDEGKNSSFSLGFNLSSYYKFNLAKNISMENIFALYSDYLDQPENIDIDYQINLLMKINKYLSTNLGFHTIIDDNASTRVQFKQLFGLGLNYVI; encoded by the coding sequence ATGAGAAAAGTATTATTGTTTTTTTGTCTTAGTGTAAGTTTTTTTGTTTTCTCTCAAGAACAAGAAAAGAAAAAGGATAGTATTCCAAAAGATTGGAAGTTTAATACAAAAATTACTTTTCTTCTAAACCAATCTACTTTTTCTAATTGGACAGCTGGTGGAGCAAATACGGTTGCAGGTAATATAAATATCGTTCAAGATTTAAATTATAAAAAAGATAATTGGAACTGGGATAACAAAATTACTACCAATTATGGTTTAAGTTATGTAGACGACAAAGGAACTCGTAAAACTGATGATCGATTAGAGTATAATATGTTATTGGGTTACAAATCTAAAAACTATTGGTACTTTTCTTTTCTTAGTAACCTAAGAACTCAATTTACTAGAGGTTTTGATTACACAAAAGACCCTAAAGTTGTAATTTCTGATCCGTTTTCACCTGCTTACTTAAGTTTTGGACCAGGAATGTTATGGAAGAAATCTGAAACTAAATATGTAAATATTACGCCATCTGCTTCTCGTTTTACTTTTGTATCTGATAAGTTTTCTGGTCGTTTTGGTGTTGATGAAGGTAAAAACTCTAGTTTTAGTTTAGGTTTTAATCTTTCTTCCTACTACAAATTTAATTTGGCAAAAAATATTTCTATGGAAAACATTTTTGCACTTTATTCCGATTATTTAGATCAACCTGAAAATATTGATATCGACTATCAAATCAACCTGTTAATGAAAATTAACAAGTATTTATCTACCAATTTGGGCTTCCATACTATTATTGATGATAATGCTTCAACTAGAGTTCAATTCAAGCAATTATTTGGACTAGGATTAAATTATGTTATATAA
- a CDS encoding DUF3078 domain-containing protein yields the protein MKKLVIAVALLISNFSFSQTVEELKAEKSKKAAEVAKLQGEVDALQAKIDAFPGWKFSTFGTIGANFSGFNDWFSNAVPNSSAGNIGITVNGTANLDREKYFWRNSGNLNLGWVKIDDKDDPNDDTNFRGTTDVFTITSLFGYKLTKTLAVSTLGEYRTSFIENFNDPGYLDVGVGATWTPLKELVVVVHPINYNFVFSSSGTSFDSSLGAKIVADYNRTIGKLKFRSNFSTFQSYKSSDLSNWTWINSLGFNIWKGIGVGLESGLRNNRQETFNSPLTSFASLESTPTRLQSYWLLGLSYAF from the coding sequence ATGAAAAAATTAGTTATAGCTGTAGCTTTATTAATAAGTAATTTTTCATTTTCTCAAACTGTTGAAGAATTAAAAGCTGAAAAGTCTAAGAAAGCTGCCGAAGTTGCAAAATTGCAAGGAGAGGTAGATGCATTACAAGCGAAAATTGATGCTTTCCCTGGTTGGAAGTTTAGTACATTTGGAACAATCGGAGCCAATTTCTCTGGGTTTAACGATTGGTTTTCTAATGCTGTACCAAACTCATCTGCAGGTAACATCGGAATTACAGTAAACGGAACTGCAAATTTAGATCGTGAAAAGTATTTCTGGAGAAACTCAGGAAACTTGAATTTAGGTTGGGTAAAAATTGATGATAAAGACGACCCAAATGATGATACTAATTTCCGTGGAACTACAGATGTGTTCACAATTACATCTTTATTTGGTTATAAATTAACTAAAACCTTAGCCGTATCTACTTTAGGAGAATATAGAACTTCTTTTATTGAAAACTTTAATGACCCTGGGTATTTAGATGTAGGAGTTGGTGCTACTTGGACTCCTTTAAAAGAATTAGTAGTTGTTGTTCACCCGATTAACTACAACTTTGTATTTAGCAGTTCTGGTACATCATTCGATTCTTCTTTAGGTGCTAAAATTGTTGCAGATTATAATAGAACAATTGGAAAACTTAAATTTAGATCTAACTTTTCTACATTTCAGAGTTATAAATCTTCTGATTTATCAAACTGGACTTGGATAAACTCTTTAGGGTTTAATATTTGGAAAGGAATTGGTGTAGGATTAGAATCTGGTTTAAGAAACAACAGACAAGAAACGTTTAATTCACCATTAACTAGCTTTGCTAGCTTAGAAAGTACTCCAACTAGACTTCAATCATACTGGTTATTAGGTTTAAGTTATGCTTTCTAA
- a CDS encoding TonB-dependent receptor: MFKRQLVMIVFMLCAIPMFAQVLKIKGVVYNEYLEPFYNAKITSGSNSAVSDINGNFEIAIKGALPQTIEISAFGHQTEYVDIEREGQKINVILKENLLLDQVVISASRVPERIIESPVTIERFGLTDIRRTSSNSFYDGLANLKGVQSREGSYGFKSINTRGFADFSNSRFVQMVDGMDTAAPALNFSAGNLSGVNELDINNVEVLPGASSALYGANAYNGIMLMNTKNPFDFTGISTVFKTGYTSQDLAGDNLFYDLSARLAYKFSDAFAAKVNFSYFEATEWLANDENSKLIDSNEIVNVIGDFRPLDYDGVNIYGDEFNNSISVQDIGRRFFNVNLPQDARIRRTGFAERDLLVDDKSKNLKFSTSFHYRPFKDESLELILATRLAMGDNLLQGNSSRFSQRNYYIGQSKFEVKGDNFYVRTYYTRNDAGRSYNLDITGALLTARSSAGNTLGSWGVDYLIGLNDNGVDFNNLTADPDILQAAREYADSFTLQPGSPGFNTEFENITSTLITQGGSRIYDRSSYAHIDGNYNFTSLINDWADVQVGGSFRQYNPDSKGTIFNDGTQPITVSEYGVYSQIQKKLLDNRLKLTASLRYDKSQNFDGNYSPRFAVNYALGEDKNHIIRASFQTGFRNPTIQEQYLFNQPGRKINVGTSKANLDRVAIGQDITLNVLGVPTVIDGVISGDDIINNSLLTETVFTDFTYVKSEYEEIKPEEVQTIELGYRSMFGITDTNNINVDINGFYSFHNDFVFFQDIVTPKLGQVYPFGNRQLTPEELADPLIQAGNIVDGVLVWDAFAQYAFTNLGPSGELLVQEFNIVTNSKSRVNSYGASIALSTKIFEGFDLGLNYSYIDFTFDDKDNGFFEPNFNTPKHTVKAQFGNNNLFKNFGFNVNARWLDKYRWVSPFVKGYVDSRTVLDAQLNYRIPSIKSKFKIGGTNLLGKEFQVAPGTGNIGSLYYFSWTIND, translated from the coding sequence ATGTTTAAGAGACAATTAGTAATGATTGTTTTCATGCTATGCGCTATACCAATGTTTGCGCAAGTATTGAAAATTAAAGGTGTGGTCTATAATGAATATTTAGAACCATTTTACAATGCTAAGATAACAAGTGGATCAAACTCTGCAGTATCTGATATTAATGGTAATTTCGAAATTGCTATTAAAGGTGCATTACCACAAACCATTGAAATTTCTGCATTTGGTCACCAAACTGAATATGTAGATATTGAAAGAGAAGGTCAAAAGATTAATGTAATCTTAAAAGAGAACTTATTATTAGATCAAGTTGTAATTTCTGCATCGAGAGTTCCGGAAAGAATTATTGAATCTCCAGTAACTATCGAGAGATTTGGTTTAACAGATATTAGAAGAACTTCATCAAATTCTTTTTATGATGGTTTAGCTAACTTAAAAGGAGTTCAATCTAGAGAAGGTAGTTATGGTTTTAAATCTATCAACACAAGAGGTTTTGCTGATTTCAGTAATTCTAGATTTGTACAAATGGTAGATGGAATGGATACTGCCGCACCAGCATTAAACTTTAGTGCAGGAAACCTTTCAGGAGTTAATGAATTAGATATTAATAACGTTGAAGTTTTACCAGGTGCATCTTCTGCATTATATGGAGCGAATGCCTACAACGGTATCATGTTAATGAACACTAAAAATCCTTTTGATTTTACAGGAATTAGTACAGTATTTAAAACAGGTTATACTAGTCAAGATTTAGCAGGAGACAATCTTTTTTATGATTTATCTGCTAGGTTAGCATACAAGTTTAGTGATGCTTTCGCTGCTAAGGTTAATTTCTCATATTTTGAAGCTACAGAATGGTTAGCTAATGACGAGAATAGTAAATTAATTGATTCTAATGAGATTGTAAATGTAATTGGTGATTTCAGACCATTAGATTACGATGGTGTTAACATTTATGGAGATGAATTTAACAACAGTATTAGTGTTCAAGATATAGGACGTAGATTTTTCAATGTAAACTTACCACAAGATGCTAGAATCAGAAGAACTGGTTTTGCAGAACGTGATTTATTAGTAGATGATAAATCTAAAAACTTAAAGTTTTCAACTTCATTTCACTACAGACCTTTTAAAGACGAGTCTTTAGAGTTAATTTTAGCTACAAGATTAGCAATGGGTGATAATTTATTACAAGGAAACTCTTCTAGATTCTCTCAAAGAAACTACTACATTGGTCAATCTAAGTTTGAAGTAAAAGGAGATAACTTTTATGTAAGAACATATTATACCAGAAATGATGCAGGAAGATCTTATAATTTAGATATTACTGGAGCTTTACTTACTGCAAGATCATCAGCTGGTAATACTTTAGGAAGTTGGGGTGTTGATTACTTAATTGGATTAAATGACAATGGTGTAGATTTTAATAATCTTACGGCCGATCCTGATATTTTACAAGCTGCGAGAGAGTATGCTGATAGTTTTACTTTGCAGCCTGGAAGTCCTGGTTTTAACACAGAATTTGAAAATATTACATCTACTCTAATCACACAGGGAGGAAGTAGAATATATGATAGAAGTTCATATGCACACATCGATGGTAATTACAACTTCACAAGTTTAATTAACGATTGGGCTGATGTACAAGTTGGAGGATCATTTAGACAATACAATCCTGATTCTAAAGGAACTATTTTTAATGATGGAACACAACCTATTACAGTAAGTGAATATGGTGTATATTCTCAAATTCAAAAGAAATTATTAGATAACAGATTAAAGTTAACAGCTTCTCTTCGTTATGATAAATCTCAGAATTTTGACGGAAATTATTCTCCACGTTTTGCGGTAAATTATGCACTAGGTGAAGATAAGAATCACATCATTAGAGCATCTTTTCAAACAGGTTTTAGAAACCCAACAATTCAAGAACAGTACTTATTCAATCAACCAGGAAGGAAAATTAATGTTGGTACATCAAAAGCAAACTTAGATAGAGTTGCAATTGGTCAAGATATTACATTAAATGTATTAGGAGTTCCTACTGTTATCGACGGTGTAATTTCTGGAGATGATATTATCAATAACTCATTACTTACTGAAACTGTATTTACAGACTTTACTTATGTAAAATCAGAGTATGAGGAAATTAAGCCTGAAGAAGTACAAACAATCGAATTAGGATATAGAAGTATGTTCGGAATTACAGATACGAATAACATTAATGTTGATATTAATGGTTTCTATAGTTTTCACAACGATTTCGTATTCTTCCAAGATATTGTAACTCCAAAGTTAGGTCAGGTTTATCCTTTTGGAAACAGACAATTAACACCAGAAGAATTAGCTGATCCGTTGATCCAAGCAGGTAATATAGTTGATGGAGTTTTAGTTTGGGATGCTTTTGCTCAATATGCATTTACAAATTTAGGACCATCAGGAGAATTATTAGTTCAAGAATTTAATATTGTAACTAACAGTAAATCTAGAGTAAATTCTTATGGAGCTAGTATTGCTTTATCAACTAAGATTTTTGAAGGTTTCGATTTAGGATTAAACTATAGTTATATAGATTTTACTTTTGATGATAAAGATAACGGATTCTTTGAGCCGAATTTTAACACACCAAAGCATACTGTAAAAGCTCAATTTGGAAACAATAATTTATTCAAGAATTTTGGTTTCAATGTTAATGCTAGATGGTTAGATAAATACAGATGGGTGTCTCCATTCGTTAAAGGATATGTAGACTCAAGAACAGTATTAGATGCGCAATTAAACTATAGAATTCCATCTATCAAATCTAAATTCAAAATTGGAGGAACTAACTTATTAGGAAAAGAATTCCAAGTAGCTCCAGGAACAGGAAATATTGGTAGTTTATACTATTTCTCTTGGACAATTAACGATTAA
- a CDS encoding DUF59 domain-containing protein: protein MTDEQLEDLGDKIVRVLKTIYDPEIPVDIYELGLIYDVFVSEENDAKILMTLTSPNCPVAETLPIEVEDKVKTLKEINDCEVEITFDPTWTREMMSEEAKLELGML, encoded by the coding sequence ATGACAGACGAACAATTAGAAGATTTAGGAGATAAAATCGTTAGAGTTTTAAAAACTATTTACGATCCCGAAATACCAGTAGATATATACGAACTAGGGTTAATTTATGATGTTTTTGTATCTGAAGAAAATGATGCAAAAATTTTAATGACATTAACTTCACCTAACTGTCCTGTTGCAGAAACGTTACCTATTGAAGTAGAAGACAAAGTTAAAACGTTAAAAGAAATTAACGATTGTGAAGTTGAAATCACTTTTGATCCTACTTGGACAAGAGAAATGATGAGTGAAGAAGCTAAATTAGAATTAGGAATGTTATAA
- a CDS encoding SufE family protein, which produces MTIKEIQEEIIDEFSMFEDWMERYEYIIELGKSLPLIAEDYKLDENLIKGCQSKVWMHSAINGDKITYTADSDAILTKGIVALLLRVYSDQTPKAILEADTKFIDKIGLKEHLSPTRANGLVSMVKQIKMYAIAQQAKI; this is translated from the coding sequence ATGACTATCAAAGAAATACAAGAAGAAATTATTGATGAGTTTTCAATGTTTGAAGACTGGATGGAGCGATACGAGTATATTATTGAATTAGGTAAATCATTACCTCTTATAGCAGAAGACTATAAATTAGATGAAAATTTAATCAAAGGATGTCAATCGAAAGTTTGGATGCATTCTGCAATTAATGGTGATAAAATTACCTACACAGCTGATAGTGATGCTATTCTTACAAAAGGAATTGTTGCGTTATTATTACGTGTATATTCCGACCAAACTCCAAAAGCAATACTTGAAGCTGACACAAAGTTTATTGATAAAATTGGATTAAAAGAACATTTAAGTCCGACTAGAGCAAACGGACTAGTATCTATGGTAAAGCAAATTAAAATGTATGCTATTGCTCAGCAAGCAAAAATTTAA